From the genome of Pseudoxanthomonas sp.:
CCGGTGCGATCTCGCTGGCCTTCATCGTGCTGCCCGTGGTCGTACGCACCACCGACGAAATGCTGCGCCTGGTGCCGGCGCAGATGCGCGAGGCGGCCCTGTCGTTGGGCGTGCCGCAGTGGAAGGTCACCGTGCAGGTGCTTTACCGCAGCGCCTCGGCCGGCATCGTCACCGGCATCCTGCTGGCCCTGGCCCGTATCTCCGGCGAAACCGCGCCACTGCTGTTCACCGCCTTCGGCAACCAGTTCTGGAGCACGAACGTGTTCCGCCCCATGGCCTCGGTGCCGGTGGTGATGAACCAGTTCGCCGGCAGCCCCTATGAATCCTGGCAGACGCTGGCCTGGGCCGGCGCGCTGGTCCTGACCGTGTTCGTGCTGCTGGTCAGCCTGGGCGCGCGTTTCTTCCTGCTGCGCAACAGGATCTCCAATGACTGACTTATCGATGGATCCCACCATGAACGATATCCAGCACGCCGCTCCCACGCCGCGCCTGACGCCCGTCACCACCGACCGTGGCGTGCTGCCGCCGGCTGAAGTGAAGCTGGAAGCCCGCGGCCTGGACTTCCACTACGGCAGCTTCCACGCACTGAAGGGCATAAACCTGCAGATCCCGGAAAAGCGCGTCACCGCGC
Proteins encoded in this window:
- the pstA gene encoding phosphate ABC transporter permease PstA is translated as MSASALYLRRRVVNVVALLLSCATAIFGLVFLAWILWTLLAKGVAGINLNLFTMNTPPPMQDGGLLNAFFGSAVMCVLAIVIGAPLGVLAGTWLSEYGNARKAGTVVRFVNDILLSAPSIVLGLFVYAMVVSVIGFSALAGAISLAFIVLPVVVRTTDEMLRLVPAQMREAALSLGVPQWKVTVQVLYRSASAGIVTGILLALARISGETAPLLFTAFGNQFWSTNVFRPMASVPVVMNQFAGSPYESWQTLAWAGALVLTVFVLLVSLGARFFLLRNRISND